In Oscillatoria acuminata PCC 6304, a single window of DNA contains:
- the cruG gene encoding 2'-O-glycosyltransferase CruG codes for MSDLSLSILSTILLLLQVPATAILLSRLIKGAFRQPPIEPTTPTQEMYGAVTVVVPTLNERDRLSPCLAGLTHQSYEVREIIIVDSNSTDGTQGLVKAAAETDPRFRLVTDDPLPGDWVGRPWALNHGFLSSSSGSRWFLGIDADTQPHPGLVAAVVQAAEAEGYDLVSFSPQFILKDAGEMVLQPALLMTLVYRFGPTNTEASSAERVMANGQCFLCRRSVLAAVEGYRSARQSFCDDVTLARNIAQAGFKVGFMDGAKVIKVRMYEGAAETWREWGRSLDLKDAASWGQTWGDVWFLLAVQGLPLLVVLGYLLLGGEGSRLLLGLNLFLLGIRFALNLAIAPSYDRTQAPKMAAWLFWLSPLADPLAVLRIILSAIHTPTQWRGRQYGPQ; via the coding sequence TTGTCTGATTTGTCACTCTCTATTTTATCAACCATTCTGTTACTGTTGCAGGTGCCTGCGACGGCGATTCTGCTTTCTCGGCTGATTAAAGGGGCGTTTCGGCAGCCTCCGATTGAACCGACTACACCAACTCAGGAGATGTATGGTGCTGTCACTGTGGTGGTGCCGACTTTAAATGAACGCGATCGCCTCTCCCCCTGTCTCGCTGGATTAACTCACCAAAGTTATGAAGTGCGGGAAATTATCATTGTGGATAGTAACTCCACCGATGGCACTCAAGGGTTAGTCAAGGCGGCAGCAGAAACTGACCCTCGATTTCGATTGGTAACTGATGACCCTTTGCCGGGGGATTGGGTGGGCCGTCCTTGGGCTTTGAATCATGGATTTTTGTCCAGTTCCTCCGGGAGTCGCTGGTTTTTAGGCATCGATGCCGATACCCAACCTCACCCGGGTTTGGTGGCGGCAGTGGTGCAGGCGGCAGAGGCGGAAGGGTATGATTTGGTGTCGTTTTCCCCTCAGTTTATTCTCAAGGATGCGGGGGAAATGGTGCTACAACCGGCGCTGTTGATGACTCTGGTGTATCGCTTTGGTCCCACGAATACTGAGGCGAGTTCGGCGGAACGGGTGATGGCGAATGGTCAATGTTTCCTCTGTCGGCGATCGGTGTTGGCGGCAGTGGAGGGTTATCGCAGCGCCCGTCAGTCGTTTTGTGATGACGTGACTTTGGCCCGAAATATTGCCCAGGCTGGGTTTAAGGTCGGGTTTATGGATGGGGCGAAGGTGATTAAGGTGCGGATGTATGAGGGGGCGGCGGAAACTTGGCGCGAGTGGGGGCGAAGTTTGGACCTCAAGGATGCGGCGTCCTGGGGTCAAACTTGGGGGGATGTTTGGTTTTTGCTGGCGGTGCAAGGGTTGCCGCTGTTGGTGGTGTTGGGATATTTGTTATTGGGGGGTGAAGGGTCGCGGTTGTTGTTGGGGTTAAATTTATTTTTGCTGGGGATTCGGTTTGCTTTGAATTTGGCGATCGCCCCTTCTTATGACCGGACCCAGGCCCCAAAAATGGCGGCCTGGTTGTTTTGGCTATCTCCTCTGGCTGACCCTCTGGCGGTGTTGAGAATTATTTTGTCCGCGATTCACACCCCGACTCAGTGGCGCGGACGACAGTATGGACCTCAATAG
- a CDS encoding DUF6887 family protein codes for MSENLHQMTNAELKQYLSQHRNEEDAFRAALQVLISRRGSETVRYPYPFDLADPKKEVEAIFKKKLEQPQQ; via the coding sequence ATGAGTGAAAATTTACATCAAATGACTAATGCTGAACTCAAACAATACCTGTCTCAGCATCGAAATGAAGAAGATGCATTCCGGGCAGCATTACAAGTATTAATCAGTCGGAGGGGTTCGGAAACGGTACGTTATCCCTATCCATTTGACCTTGCTGATCCGAAAAAGGAAGTAGAAGCCATTTTCAAAAAGAAACTCGAACAACCCCAGCAATAG
- the cruF gene encoding gamma-carotene 1'-hydroxylase CruF → MKQLVTAERLCLISHTLSMAFGLAGLLLVLPNPEFIVNLSEFGQKVFQWSMAGGGVSYIILGAVAVALYAYRELGTRLWLTFMVPAVVLSLGSELLGTSTGFPFGHYQYLSGLGYKIAGLVPFTIPLSWFYMGLVCYVLARAGLESIQLPNWVRQVGAIAVGALLLTAWDFVLDPAMSQTQFPFWQFQEEGAFFGMPYRNLTGWMGTGAIFMSVAAFFWGKAPIRLSRSQLGLPLITYIVNFAFGAIITLVALDSRFVIPTLLSMVLGVVPAVVLWWIASPLEAAETEEATAPIPANTLSQVSLPPVEVAAK, encoded by the coding sequence ATGAAGCAACTTGTAACTGCTGAACGTCTGTGCCTGATTAGCCATACCTTATCAATGGCCTTTGGACTTGCCGGACTGCTGCTGGTATTACCCAATCCCGAATTCATCGTCAATCTGTCCGAATTCGGCCAGAAAGTATTTCAATGGAGCATGGCTGGAGGGGGAGTCTCCTATATCATCTTAGGGGCTGTGGCAGTCGCCCTTTATGCCTATAGAGAACTCGGAACGCGATTGTGGTTAACCTTTATGGTCCCTGCCGTCGTCTTATCCCTCGGGAGTGAACTACTGGGGACCAGTACCGGGTTCCCCTTCGGACACTATCAATATTTGAGTGGCTTAGGCTATAAAATTGCCGGATTAGTGCCGTTTACGATTCCCCTGTCCTGGTTTTATATGGGACTCGTCTGCTACGTTTTAGCCCGTGCGGGATTAGAATCGATTCAACTGCCAAACTGGGTTAGACAGGTTGGGGCGATCGCAGTCGGTGCACTCCTACTCACCGCCTGGGACTTCGTACTCGACCCTGCCATGAGTCAAACCCAATTTCCCTTCTGGCAATTCCAAGAAGAGGGAGCCTTTTTCGGAATGCCTTACCGCAACCTCACCGGATGGATGGGAACCGGCGCAATCTTCATGAGTGTTGCCGCCTTCTTTTGGGGGAAAGCACCAATTAGATTATCCCGTTCACAGTTAGGATTACCGTTAATCACCTACATTGTTAACTTTGCCTTTGGTGCCATCATCACCTTAGTAGCATTAGATTCACGCTTCGTCATTCCCACCTTACTCAGCATGGTTCTGGGAGTGGTTCCGGCAGTGGTGTTATGGTGGATTGCCTCTCCTTTAGAAGCAGCAGAAACCGAGGAGGCGACTGCGCCAATTCCGGCAAACACCCTCTCTCAAGTCTCCCTACCCCCTGTAGAAGTCGCCGCCAAATAA
- a CDS encoding F420-0--gamma-glutamyl ligase, whose amino-acid sequence MAIATTIGITLGAAALVLGTAAAAIEYQYRRRPGNQLDLTPGEWHEEVLSPERRHLIGELELINRTSTLEIMVPEVHTEVKLLSGSSLEGITTRAEVIPMHPDEKSRDDNYWFGYIVKIGKKTRMKVAVDIQGPNLDRLKAAWIAVTYVTYGPEGRIPKTRHVVVPFKYPDPSESSNWRKIPEADSEILPIKTHLLTNLDDPVDIVKRYVMPHAQPGDIVTIGETPVAIMQDRWHHPSTVKPGFVAKRLCYFFLPTSSLATACGLQTLVDIEGPVRVALAFFIGAIAKVFGKPGVFYQLAGEQARLIDDVTGTLPPYDQFIVLGPDNPQQVVDTIKQQTGLSAAIVDVNDLKAVKILAASSELSTDVLEQSLRSNPAGNADEQTPVVLIRPGRKSQS is encoded by the coding sequence GTGGCGATCGCAACCACCATCGGAATCACACTCGGCGCGGCAGCATTGGTCCTGGGAACCGCTGCTGCTGCCATCGAATACCAATACCGCAGAAGACCCGGAAATCAACTGGACTTGACCCCAGGAGAATGGCACGAAGAAGTCCTCTCCCCGGAACGCCGTCACCTGATTGGGGAACTGGAACTGATCAACCGCACCTCCACCCTAGAAATTATGGTGCCGGAAGTCCATACGGAGGTCAAACTCCTCTCCGGCAGTAGCCTAGAAGGAATCACCACCCGCGCAGAAGTGATTCCCATGCACCCGGATGAAAAATCCCGGGATGATAACTATTGGTTTGGCTACATTGTCAAAATTGGCAAAAAAACTCGCATGAAAGTGGCGGTTGATATTCAGGGACCAAACCTCGATCGCCTGAAAGCCGCCTGGATTGCCGTCACCTACGTTACTTATGGACCCGAGGGCCGGATTCCCAAAACTCGCCATGTGGTCGTGCCCTTCAAATATCCAGACCCCTCGGAATCTAGCAATTGGCGGAAGATTCCTGAAGCAGATTCAGAAATTTTACCGATTAAAACCCATCTGTTGACCAACTTGGATGATCCCGTTGATATCGTCAAGCGGTATGTGATGCCTCATGCTCAACCTGGGGATATCGTAACCATTGGGGAAACCCCCGTGGCGATTATGCAGGACCGCTGGCATCATCCCAGTACAGTTAAACCTGGATTTGTCGCCAAACGCCTCTGTTATTTCTTCCTGCCGACCTCTAGTTTAGCCACCGCCTGCGGATTGCAGACCTTAGTGGATATTGAGGGACCTGTGCGGGTCGCCTTGGCCTTTTTCATTGGGGCGATCGCCAAAGTCTTTGGCAAACCGGGGGTCTTTTACCAACTTGCCGGAGAACAGGCCAGACTGATTGATGACGTCACCGGAACCCTGCCTCCCTATGATCAATTTATTGTCCTGGGTCCCGATAATCCCCAACAAGTTGTTGATACCATCAAACAACAGACGGGATTATCTGCTGCTATCGTAGACGTGAACGATTTAAAAGCGGTTAAGATATTAGCAGCCTCCTCCGAGCTTTCTACTGATGTATTAGAGCAATCCTTACGAAGCAATCCTGCCGGGAATGCCGATGAGCAGACCCCTGTGGTGTTGATTCGTCCGGGCCGGAAATCTCAATCCTAA
- a CDS encoding GNAT family N-acetyltransferase produces MTSHLPQNQTLTIRPLQYRDLETVAELANATEIEAGSPSSSIDNGSLDIGTQIDRVRRWYWPLKLLSVFPNPLQNRLCVRVAQDDRKIRGAIQISPFNHTRSTWRVDRIVVPPSSEKLGIGSQLIRHCLESIWEARMWLLEVDVNEKDELALYRHNGFQPLAQMTYWAIAPELLEQLAQREPDLPNLMPVSNADAQLLYQLDTAAMPPLVRQVFDRHIQDFHTSLVGAVVQGIRQWLHKTETVSGYVFEPQRKAAIGYFQVRLSRNGSQPHVAELTVHPAYTWLYPELLAQMARIVQELPAQTLLLASADYQPEREEYLQQVGAQRISHSLLMSRSVWHKLRESKPVSLELQLSEVLQGLQGTRKPIPSRMSWLKKPPSPSTGGKQEPSQSSMEDIGSLLPSDQLDMTLEDDTLS; encoded by the coding sequence ATGACCTCACACCTGCCCCAAAATCAAACTCTGACGATCCGCCCTCTGCAATACCGCGACCTGGAAACGGTGGCAGAACTTGCAAATGCCACTGAAATTGAGGCGGGCAGTCCCAGCAGTTCTATTGACAATGGGTCCCTGGATATTGGGACTCAAATTGATAGAGTTCGCCGCTGGTATTGGCCCCTGAAGTTGCTGAGTGTATTTCCTAATCCACTGCAAAATCGGTTGTGCGTTCGGGTCGCCCAAGACGATCGCAAAATTCGTGGTGCGATTCAGATTTCGCCGTTTAACCATACCCGCAGCACTTGGCGTGTTGACCGAATAGTAGTTCCCCCCAGTTCGGAAAAATTGGGGATTGGGTCCCAACTAATCCGCCATTGCTTAGAGTCCATCTGGGAAGCGCGGATGTGGCTGCTAGAAGTGGATGTCAATGAAAAAGATGAATTGGCGCTGTATCGGCATAATGGGTTTCAGCCGTTGGCGCAGATGACCTATTGGGCGATCGCCCCGGAATTGTTGGAACAGTTGGCCCAACGGGAACCGGATTTACCCAATTTGATGCCAGTGAGTAATGCTGATGCTCAACTGCTGTATCAACTGGATACTGCGGCGATGCCGCCTTTGGTGCGTCAAGTGTTCGATCGCCATATCCAGGATTTTCATACCAGTTTGGTCGGGGCCGTGGTTCAAGGCATCCGCCAATGGCTGCATAAAACCGAAACCGTCAGCGGGTATGTGTTTGAACCCCAACGCAAAGCGGCGATCGGCTATTTTCAAGTCCGCCTCAGTCGCAATGGGTCTCAACCCCATGTGGCCGAACTAACGGTGCATCCAGCTTACACCTGGTTATATCCCGAACTGCTGGCCCAAATGGCCCGGATTGTCCAAGAATTACCGGCCCAAACCCTGCTGTTAGCCTCCGCAGACTATCAACCAGAACGGGAAGAATATTTGCAGCAAGTTGGTGCACAGCGGATTTCCCACAGCTTGCTGATGTCGCGATCGGTGTGGCACAAGCTGCGCGAATCTAAACCCGTGTCTCTGGAATTGCAATTATCCGAGGTCCTGCAAGGGTTGCAGGGGACTCGCAAACCCATCCCCAGCCGGATGTCTTGGCTCAAAAAGCCGCCCTCTCCCTCCACAGGGGGGAAACAAGAACCCTCCCAATCCTCGATGGAGGATATTGGTTCCTTGTTACCGAGTGATCAATTGGATATGACCTTGGAGGATGATACCCTGAGTTAG
- the ruvX gene encoding Holliday junction resolvase RuvX, translating into MTQKISALGLDIGRKRIGVAGCDGTGLIATGITTIESKSFADTLSQLQAIIEERGVSLLVVGLPYSMDGSIGFQARQVQKFSKRLSAALHLPIEFVDERLTSYYAEQMMIDQNLSPSRNKGLIDRKAAALILQQWLEDRRKTIKTETTEQSNEG; encoded by the coding sequence ATGACACAGAAAATCTCAGCACTTGGATTAGATATTGGTCGCAAACGGATTGGCGTCGCCGGTTGCGATGGCACAGGTTTAATTGCCACAGGAATTACCACCATTGAAAGCAAATCCTTTGCCGATACTCTCAGCCAACTTCAGGCGATTATTGAAGAACGGGGGGTATCGCTGTTAGTAGTAGGGTTGCCTTATTCAATGGATGGTTCCATTGGCTTTCAAGCGCGCCAAGTCCAGAAATTTAGCAAACGTCTCTCGGCAGCACTCCATTTACCCATCGAGTTTGTAGATGAGCGCCTCACTTCCTATTATGCCGAGCAAATGATGATTGACCAAAATCTTTCTCCCTCTCGCAATAAAGGATTAATTGACCGAAAAGCGGCAGCTTTGATTTTGCAACAATGGTTAGAGGACCGACGCAAAACTATCAAGACTGAAACCACAGAACAATCAAACGAGGGGTAA
- a CDS encoding HU family DNA-binding protein, translating into MSIDKTELIAKIAQRVQKQPEAVEEILDATLVEIYESLKQGQSVSLKNFGTFYIRPEGETSVFKFNPSQRLRKLFGWASTYRGEL; encoded by the coding sequence ATGTCGATTGACAAAACAGAACTGATTGCTAAAATAGCCCAACGGGTCCAGAAACAACCCGAGGCAGTTGAGGAAATATTAGACGCAACCTTAGTGGAAATTTACGAATCCCTCAAACAAGGGCAAAGTGTTTCCCTCAAGAACTTTGGCACGTTTTACATTCGTCCAGAAGGAGAAACGAGCGTTTTCAAATTCAACCCGTCTCAACGCTTAAGAAAACTCTTCGGTTGGGCTTCAACTTATCGCGGAGAACTTTAA
- a CDS encoding MFS transporter, translated as MKRLFNRLLDWLPKLPLQVWVLISGRLLSGIGSGFTLFYAPIFFVNEVGLTKTAVGFALGIGSIAGIVGRIVCGSCLDSPHWGRKRTLLAAAIISAIASGVLTVANGFEILVLGNILMGFGIGLYWPATESVVADLTTGGQRHEAYAMARLGDSLGLQVGVIWGGFLISVTGEYRLLFIIDSASFLLFFGLIWMAITEPQRQGGASKPPLQGWMSAFRDRTLMVYALVNIIFTTYIAQIQTTLPLYLSDFVESEDTGRGFSPGTIGGLFTWHLALCILMQLPVSRVFKDLRQSKVLAISGILWAAGFIFIAITGTISTSPLVTATIALGILAIAIVVYNPAASSLVAEMAPVSLRGVYLSLNSQCWAIGYFIGPLLGGWVLDLPRPLSDGLWPGLVVSVGIVIGILQVLDRMLIQRKRLSESQV; from the coding sequence ATGAAACGTTTATTTAATCGCCTGTTGGATTGGTTGCCCAAACTTCCCCTGCAAGTTTGGGTTTTAATTTCTGGGCGGTTGTTGTCCGGAATTGGCAGTGGATTTACGTTGTTTTATGCCCCGATATTCTTTGTCAATGAGGTGGGATTAACTAAAACTGCGGTGGGGTTTGCTTTAGGCATCGGGTCGATCGCCGGAATTGTCGGGCGGATTGTCTGTGGTTCCTGTCTGGATTCACCCCATTGGGGCCGCAAACGCACCTTACTGGCAGCGGCAATTATTTCCGCGATCGCCTCTGGGGTATTAACCGTTGCTAACGGGTTTGAAATCCTAGTCTTAGGGAATATTCTCATGGGGTTTGGTATCGGCTTATATTGGCCTGCTACCGAGTCCGTGGTGGCGGATTTAACCACCGGAGGACAACGCCATGAAGCCTATGCAATGGCCCGACTGGGAGATAGTTTAGGGTTACAGGTGGGGGTCATTTGGGGCGGTTTTTTGATTTCCGTAACCGGGGAATATCGGTTACTGTTTATCATTGATTCCGCCTCATTTTTGCTGTTTTTTGGATTAATTTGGATGGCAATTACGGAACCTCAGCGCCAGGGGGGTGCTTCTAAACCGCCGTTGCAAGGATGGATGAGTGCCTTTCGCGATCGCACCTTAATGGTGTATGCCTTGGTGAATATTATCTTTACCACCTATATCGCCCAAATTCAAACCACTCTGCCTCTATATCTGAGTGATTTTGTAGAATCAGAAGACACCGGCAGAGGATTTTCCCCCGGAACAATTGGGGGATTATTTACCTGGCATTTAGCCCTCTGTATCTTGATGCAATTGCCCGTTTCCCGAGTTTTCAAAGACTTGCGACAGTCCAAAGTATTGGCAATTTCCGGCATTTTATGGGCAGCGGGATTTATTTTTATTGCCATTACGGGAACAATTTCAACTTCGCCGTTGGTAACGGCAACGATCGCCCTCGGGATTCTGGCGATCGCGATCGTGGTTTACAATCCTGCTGCCTCCTCTTTAGTGGCAGAAATGGCCCCGGTTTCGTTGCGGGGAGTCTATTTGTCTCTGAACTCTCAATGTTGGGCGATCGGCTATTTTATCGGACCTCTTTTGGGGGGATGGGTATTAGATTTACCCCGTCCCCTTTCTGATGGATTATGGCCCGGATTAGTCGTCAGTGTGGGGATTGTGATCGGGATTTTACAGGTTTTGGACCGAATGTTGATTCAGCGAAAACGCTTGAGTGAATCACAAGTTTGA
- the hisIE gene encoding bifunctional phosphoribosyl-AMP cyclohydrolase/phosphoribosyl-ATP diphosphatase HisIE — MSETEMASSKTAIPVDRIRYNEQGLVPAIAQDYLDGTVLMMAWMNAESLQKTLDTGECWYWSRSRQELWHKGATSGHLQKVRSLRYDCDNDCLLIGIEQIGDIACHTGERSCFHQIEGHIAAPPADTLSQVFEVICDRRDHPSEESYTARLIAGGDNKILKKIGEESAEVVMACKDDDADAIAGEVADLFYHSMVALAKHNVDLREVYRKLQQRRR; from the coding sequence ATGTCGGAGACTGAAATGGCAAGCAGTAAAACGGCGATTCCTGTGGATCGGATTCGCTATAATGAACAGGGTCTCGTTCCGGCGATCGCCCAGGATTATCTGGATGGAACTGTGTTGATGATGGCCTGGATGAATGCGGAATCGTTGCAAAAAACCCTGGACACAGGGGAATGTTGGTATTGGAGTCGATCGCGCCAAGAATTGTGGCACAAAGGGGCAACCTCGGGCCATCTCCAAAAGGTGCGATCGCTTCGCTATGACTGCGATAATGACTGCCTGTTAATTGGCATTGAACAAATTGGCGATATTGCCTGCCATACCGGGGAACGCAGTTGTTTTCATCAAATCGAGGGCCACATTGCTGCACCTCCGGCAGATACGCTTTCCCAGGTCTTTGAGGTTATTTGCGATCGGCGGGACCATCCCTCAGAAGAGTCCTATACCGCTAGATTAATCGCCGGTGGGGATAATAAAATTCTCAAAAAAATTGGGGAAGAATCAGCGGAAGTGGTGATGGCTTGTAAAGATGACGATGCCGATGCGATCGCTGGGGAAGTCGCTGATTTATTCTATCATTCAATGGTTGCTTTAGCAAAACATAATGTGGATTTGCGAGAGGTTTATCGCAAGTTGCAACAGCGTCGGCGATAA
- the hemL gene encoding glutamate-1-semialdehyde 2,1-aminomutase, which yields MVTTTFNTTKSEEIFAAAQKLMPGGVSSPVRAFKSVGGQPIVFDRVEGAYVWDVDGNQYIDYVGTWGPAICGHTHPEVIAALHDALNKGTSFGAPCYQENVLAEMVIDAVPCIEMVRFVNSGTEACMAVLRLMRAFTGREKLIKFEGCYHGHADMFLVKAGSGVATLGLPDSPGVPKSTTANTLTAPYNDLEAVKTLFEQNPDEIAGVILEPVVGNAGFIPPDAGFLEGLRVLTQEYGALLVFDEVMTGFRIAYGGAQEKFGVTPDLTTLGKVIGGGLPVGAYGGRRDIMEMVAPAGPMYQAGTLSGNPLAMTAGIKTLELLNKSGTYEYLDKITKKLSQGLLKIAKETGNEACGGQISAMFGLFFNPGPVHNYEDAKKSDLSKFARFHRGMLERGVYLAPSQFEAGFTSLAHTDEDIDRTLAMAHEVMSSL from the coding sequence TTGGTTACAACCACCTTCAATACCACAAAATCTGAAGAAATTTTTGCTGCCGCCCAAAAACTGATGCCTGGAGGGGTCAGTTCTCCCGTGCGTGCCTTCAAATCCGTGGGGGGACAACCCATCGTTTTTGATAGAGTCGAAGGCGCGTATGTTTGGGACGTAGATGGAAACCAATACATCGACTATGTGGGAACTTGGGGACCCGCCATCTGTGGACATACTCACCCCGAAGTGATTGCGGCCCTCCATGATGCCTTAAACAAAGGGACCAGCTTTGGTGCACCCTGTTACCAAGAGAACGTCCTCGCCGAAATGGTGATTGATGCCGTTCCCTGCATCGAAATGGTGAGATTTGTCAACTCGGGAACTGAGGCTTGTATGGCGGTTTTACGCCTGATGCGTGCCTTCACCGGACGGGAGAAATTAATCAAATTTGAAGGCTGTTATCACGGACACGCTGATATGTTCCTGGTGAAAGCCGGTTCCGGCGTTGCTACCTTGGGACTACCGGACTCTCCCGGGGTTCCCAAATCCACCACCGCCAATACCCTCACCGCACCTTACAACGACCTGGAAGCCGTTAAAACCTTATTTGAGCAAAATCCTGACGAGATTGCTGGGGTGATTTTAGAACCCGTTGTCGGCAATGCGGGATTTATTCCCCCAGATGCAGGATTCCTGGAAGGATTGCGGGTCCTGACTCAGGAATATGGCGCGTTACTGGTGTTTGATGAAGTCATGACGGGATTCCGGATTGCTTATGGCGGTGCCCAGGAAAAATTCGGCGTCACCCCCGACTTAACCACCTTGGGTAAAGTGATTGGCGGTGGATTGCCCGTAGGGGCCTATGGTGGACGCCGGGACATCATGGAAATGGTGGCCCCCGCTGGTCCGATGTATCAAGCCGGGACCCTTTCGGGGAATCCGTTAGCCATGACAGCAGGAATTAAAACCCTGGAATTGCTCAACAAATCGGGAACTTACGAGTATCTGGACAAGATTACCAAAAAGTTGAGTCAGGGACTGCTGAAAATTGCCAAAGAAACCGGCAATGAAGCCTGTGGCGGTCAAATTAGCGCCATGTTTGGCTTATTTTTCAATCCCGGACCTGTGCATAATTATGAAGATGCCAAAAAATCTGACTTGAGCAAATTTGCCCGCTTCCATCGCGGAATGCTAGAACGGGGAGTTTATTTAGCACCTTCTCAATTTGAGGCGGGATTTACTTCTTTGGCCCATACCGATGAAGATATCGATCGCACTTTAGCGATGGCCCATGAGGTCATGTCTAGTCTATAG
- a CDS encoding YybH family protein, whose translation MKTQQQPHQFRGSPLFWTALLALPIAFTLPESAVGQVNEQELQSILQTRQIALDALNNRDFTSIEPYLHPAFTITTVDNKVFHTVSEFEAYWNEQFTGPIERLTMSLEGETIRTFLSPEIEVASGEALSTFYFRDGNEEMMPLRWTAVLQKVQNTWTIQSLHFSANLLDNPVLNHAENRGNFMAVGTSVAGVLVGALLMFLLRR comes from the coding sequence ATGAAAACCCAACAACAGCCCCATCAATTTCGAGGCAGTCCACTGTTTTGGACTGCATTACTCGCCCTCCCCATCGCCTTCACCCTCCCTGAATCCGCTGTGGGACAAGTGAATGAACAGGAACTCCAAAGCATTCTCCAAACCCGACAGATTGCCCTGGATGCTTTAAACAACCGGGATTTTACCAGCATTGAACCCTATTTACATCCCGCTTTTACCATTACCACGGTGGATAACAAGGTCTTTCATACCGTCAGTGAATTTGAAGCCTATTGGAATGAACAATTTACCGGACCCATTGAACGGCTGACCATGAGTTTGGAAGGGGAAACTATCCGAACTTTTTTATCACCAGAAATAGAAGTCGCCTCGGGAGAGGCTCTCTCGACATTCTATTTCCGAGATGGAAATGAGGAAATGATGCCTTTGCGATGGACTGCTGTGCTGCAAAAAGTGCAGAATACCTGGACGATTCAATCTCTCCATTTTTCGGCAAATTTATTAGATAATCCCGTTTTAAATCATGCTGAAAATCGGGGAAATTTTATGGCGGTTGGCACATCGGTTGCGGGAGTTTTGGTGGGGGCGCTGTTGATGTTTCTGTTACGGCGGTAA
- a CDS encoding response regulator, whose translation MIQLSAEFNKPVILIVDDQPDNLRVLSSMLMVKGYNVRKAITGKMALATCQKVVPDLILLDIMMPDLSGYEVCESLQSNPLTCQVPVIFLSALDDSTAKVKAFSSGGADYITKPFQTEEVLARIHKQLTIERLQRQLVQKNQELQTLNKELRRSNTELEQFAGVASHDLQSPLQLIMGYADMLRWQYDTLLDEKGEHYLSEISKASQRMNQLIQDLLSYSRVRAGNVELEPIDCEVVLTEALANLQDDINGSGACITHDPLPIVIGDRTQLIQLFQNILSNAIKFRRPQVTPKINISLTFTEQKFAEFRIQDNGIGIAEENYPLVFEIFKRIHPYNQYPGTGIGMSLCKKIIERHGGCIGVDSQLNTGTTFFFTLTLPSQVQP comes from the coding sequence ATGATTCAACTTTCAGCGGAGTTTAATAAGCCAGTTATTTTAATCGTTGATGATCAACCGGATAACTTACGGGTTCTCTCTTCCATGCTCATGGTCAAAGGGTATAACGTTCGCAAAGCCATAACAGGAAAAATGGCTTTAGCCACCTGCCAAAAAGTAGTCCCGGATTTGATTTTATTAGATATCATGATGCCGGATTTAAGCGGCTATGAAGTCTGTGAATCCCTTCAGTCAAACCCCCTGACTTGCCAAGTTCCGGTGATTTTTCTCAGCGCCCTTGATGATAGCACCGCCAAAGTCAAAGCCTTTAGTTCCGGAGGGGCTGACTACATTACCAAGCCCTTTCAAACCGAAGAAGTCCTGGCCCGAATCCATAAACAACTGACCATCGAGCGTCTGCAACGCCAACTGGTTCAAAAAAATCAAGAGTTACAAACCCTGAATAAAGAATTACGAAGATCTAATACTGAATTAGAGCAATTTGCAGGAGTCGCTTCCCATGATTTGCAATCTCCTTTACAATTGATTATGGGCTATGCGGATATGTTACGCTGGCAATATGATACCTTACTCGATGAAAAGGGTGAACATTATCTGAGTGAAATTTCTAAAGCTAGTCAGCGCATGAATCAACTAATTCAAGATTTACTATCTTATTCTCGGGTCCGAGCGGGTAACGTGGAACTGGAACCCATTGATTGCGAAGTAGTCTTAACCGAAGCCTTAGCCAATTTACAAGATGATATCAACGGCAGTGGCGCTTGTATCACCCATGACCCCCTCCCCATCGTCATCGGCGATCGCACCCAACTGATCCAGCTTTTTCAAAATATCCTGAGTAATGCCATTAAGTTTCGCCGCCCTCAAGTGACTCCAAAAATAAACATTTCTCTCACCTTCACCGAGCAAAAATTTGCTGAATTTCGTATTCAAGATAATGGCATCGGCATCGCGGAAGAAAATTATCCCCTAGTGTTTGAAATCTTCAAACGAATCCATCCGTATAATCAATATCCCGGTACGGGAATCGGCATGAGTCTCTGTAAAAAAATTATAGAAAGACATGGGGGATGCATCGGGGTAGACTCGCAACTCAATACCGGCACCACTTTTTTCTTTACCCTCACCCTCCCCAGTCAGGTTCAACCCTAA